TTtctcaacaagtggtatcagagcaggtcgTTGGAGGCCGTGCGAAGACAGTGGTCGGGGACCATTGTAAGTGAGTAGTCGGTTGAGGATCATTGAGCCAAGGAGCGGAGTACGTCGGAGTTCTGCCAGTGCACAATCCGGGATTGTGAAGTCGGTTGGTCCAGGACCAGGCTTACTTGGTATAGTGCGGGGCATTATACTCAAGTCACGATGGCGGATTTCTCGAGTCCGGTGAACGGGATGGAGAAGCTTAATGactttaattataataattggagTACCCGCATGCGGTACTATTTTCTTGGACAAGATTTATGGGATATTGTTGGCGGCAACAACACCACACCACCCACAAATGATAGTGATTTAAGAAAGTGGAACGTCAAGTCGCAAGGCTCTTTACGTTCTTGCCGTGACTGTTGATGATGAATTATTGCAACACATAAAAAGTGCGAAGACCCCAAAGGAGGCTGGGATAACTTGGCGACACCGTTTGCAAGGACAAACGATGCCAAGTTACAATGCTCCGAGAACGAGCTCCTCTCAATCTTGCAACAAAGTATGACGGTAAGTCAATACTTTTCTAAAGTTAAATCTATTtgcaaagaaatttcaaaattagatcccGAGAATGCCATCTCTGagacaagaatgagaagaatcATAATTCACGGGTTAAGGCCGGAATATAATGGTATTGTTACGGCCACTCGTGGATGGGCAAATGAGCCAACTCTAACAGAGTTGGAGAATATATTAGCCAATCAAGAGGCCTTAGATAAACAAATCCCTAAGGTCTCAATTAAGGAGAATGAAAGTGCCCTCTTCAGtaataaaagagggttcaagggccaaaatagaaatagagtagGTGCAAGAGATGGCAAACCATGGAAAAAATCATGGAGATTGGCGAAGGCAACCAGAAGAGAAGGGTTATAAGCCAGGGGGAGCTCATCAAGATTGtgacgacgatgacgatgaagaCAAGAGCAAAAGGCGTAGCAAACGATGCTACGTTTGTGGCAAGGTAGGACATATTGCCATATTCTGTTGGTACAGGTGAGAAGAAGGAAATGTCGTCACTTCTTGCAAGAAGGAGAttgaaagcgaagaagaatGGGACTTTCAAGTGCCATTGCAATGAAGGAACAAGAAGAGCTTGCAACAGCTTGTATAGTTGAGTTGGATAATTCGACAGGTTCCATCACGACCCCGAATAAGAGCAAGCCAAGGGAGAACTCAAAGAAGCAACTAACAACGCCAACAAGTAGTCATGAAAAGAAACTGCAAGAGATGCAGGAGATGATAAAGAAGCTGAAGGTTGAGAACGCAAAGATGGAGAATATGTTGAAGAAAAGGGATGAGATGATAAGGCAGAAGGATCGAGAGCTTGAGGCAAAAGAAAGGGAGCTAGAGAAGTTCCGATGTGAGTTCAAGAAGCTGCAGAAGGTTCAGGATCTCAAGCTTGCTATGATGTTCCCAATTGGTCATGCTGAGAGAGATATCAAAcacatgaaggagaagaagaaaggtctCTTTGAGGAAAGGAGGCCATCTACACCCTACATCCCATGGTGCAAGGATCGGTGGAATAAGATCAAGGGGAATAAATTTTATGAGGAAAAGGATCAAGAGGTCTACATTGAAGTGCTTCGGATGGGATTGAATCGGTTGAAGCACGAAATGAAAGTGACGAATGAGAGAGTTGATCAAATGAGTTCTAATCTCCAAATTCTTAGAGGAGATATGCTAAATACGAAGACTGAATTGAGTAAGAAGGAAAATGAGACTAAAGAGCAAAATGAATTGGCATTGcaaaaattcaaggatcataAAACTCAATGGAAAATCGCAAGAGAAGCAACTGAAGATGAAGCCATAAAGCCATCCACGTACGAGGAAGCTTCACAATGTGCTGaatggaagaagacaaaagcaGATGCCGAAAAGCAACTTGACACAATGTCCAAGAAAAAggc
This Eucalyptus grandis isolate ANBG69807.140 chromosome 7, ASM1654582v1, whole genome shotgun sequence DNA region includes the following protein-coding sequences:
- the LOC120295811 gene encoding high mobility group B protein 6-like, producing the protein MGLSSAIAMKEQEELATACIVELDNSTGSITTPNKSKPRENSKKQLTTPTSSHEKKLQEMQEMIKKLKVENAKMENMLKKRDEMIRQKDRELEAKERELEKFRCEFKKLQKVQDLKLAMMFPIGHAERDIKHMKEKKKGLFEERRPSTPYIPWCKDRWNKIKGNKFYEEKDQEVYIEVLRMGLNRLKHEMKVTNERVDQMSSNLQILRGDMLNTKTELSKKENETKEQNELALQKFKDHKTQWKIAREATEDEAIKPSTYEEASQCAEWKKTKADAEKQLDTMSKKKVV